The DNA region CTCCGCCTGCACGACCACCACCTGCCATCCACCACCGGAAACGCCACCGTCTCCATGCTGCCGTTCAGCTTCTACACCGTGACCGCGCGCGAATTGCTGCGCACGGTGCCGCTGCACCAGTTTGCCGACCTGCGTGGCCAACGCCGCATCCATGCCGCCATCTTCGGGTTCGGCAGCATGGGAGAAAGCCTGTTCGTGCAGATTGCCCAGCTTGGCCATTACAAGGATTTCGAGCCGCCGCGCATCTCCATCTTCGACCGCAACCCCGACGATTGCCGCCGCATCATCGCCGCCCGCTATCCGCAAATAGATCAAGCCTGCCGGTGGACGGTCGATCCGATCGAGTTTGGCCGCACCGCGCTGGATGACAGTGACACGCTTCGCGACATCGAGAACTCCGACGGCATCACCGCGACCTTTCTGTGCCTGGGGGTGGAAGCCGACAACATCGCGGCCGCTCTGGAACTGCGCGCCCTGATGACGCGCTACAGGCGCTTTCTGGCGCCGATCTACGTGCGAATCCGCAACGCCGAGGGGCTTGAGGATTTCATGCCGTCCACCGGCGCCAACCAGTGCCGGCGCTTCCAGGACGAGTTGCGCCCGTTCGGCCTGGTCAGGGACATCCTGGGGGCCAGCGGCATCGAGGGCGACTCCGAATGGCTGGCGCAAATTCTGCATTTTGGCTACACGGCGCGCATGGCGTTGACGGCCGAAGAGCGATCACGGGACCAGGACGGCGACGGAATTCCAGACTTCTACCGCACCTGCGTTCGCCAGCTTTCCAGCCGGCGCGAGGCGTTGCTGCCGGAGTGGATGAGAATCCCGGAGCCGTTCCGTGATTCGAGCCGGGCCGGGGCCGATCACCTGCGGGTGAAATTGGCGGGCCTTGGCTATGACCTGTCGAACCGTCCAACCAGCGCCTTCCGATTGGCGGAACTGCCATCGAAGCCGGCCCTGCGCTGGCTGGATCGTTTGGAGCACACCCGATGGATGGCCGACCGGGCCGCGATCGGCTATCGCCCTTCCGACACCATCAAGGATGACGACCGCCGCCTGCACCGTCTTCTGGTCCCCTTCGAGGCGTTGCGCCATGAAGACGCTAAGGACCGCGACATGAATCTCCTCTTGCTGGACGGTGTCCTCGGCCAGGACGACGGCGGCACCGACGTTCATCGGCTGCGTCGCAACCACACGGTGGGCGTGATCGGTCATGCCGCTGTCGGGTGCCATGGCCTGCCAGCCGGGTTCTGGGAAAGCGCTCAAGCCACGGCGCTCCTTGCCCGGCTCCGCGCATGCACAGACAACCACCGGCTCGTGCTGCTGGCCGCCATTGAGGAGCCGGCCGAGGCGGAGTTCGTTTGGCGGCTCCTGGACAACGTTTTGCCCGTCGAGGAGAAGCGGCCCGAGGCAACCCAACGCCGCCTCGAGGAGCGCTCGATCGTTCTGCGTTGTCCCCGTTTTTTGCCGGTCCCCCGAATCAAGGATGGCGACGACCCGCTGCTCCGCTCTCAAGGCAATCGACCACAGTGGTGGCGCACACCGGAATGGGTCATCGACATGATCCCGGCAGGCCGTTTCGGAGACGACTTTTACGAGAATTATTACGCCCAATCAGCGAATGATCTGCCACGTCCCCGGCGTGATGCCGTGGCCGCGCAACGGGCGCGGGCGCTCGCCTATTGGATCGAGCGTTGTGACAGCCTGATCTACTTGGCGCCCAGCCCGTCCCCCTCGATCAGCACCGAGGTTAACCCGACGGACAGTGCCGCGGCTTTCCTCGAATTGGCCGAACGTCTGTTCGAAAACACCGTCGCTGATGAGTCACAACGCACGCGCGACTGGCAAGCTTTGTACGGCTACTGGAACCACCCAGAACATATTCCCGCATGCTTTTCATCGGTGCCGCTGGGCCGCTTCGCCCGCCACCGAGAGGTTTCCGGCCTCATCCGAGTGGAGCAACCATCGCTTGGTGGATTGGAATGGGTGTCGATTTCAGGCAGCGAGCTGTAAAAGACGATATCTTCTCCACTCACCCTCAGGAGCCGATCCAAGGTCGTGCCCCACGGGGTGGTGTAGGAGCTGTGGGGAACCGGCCCGCCGTAGCGCCCTCCGATGGCTGGCGTAGGCGGGCCGCTTATCCATAGCGGGGCGGTCATCGCGGTTCTTCGATAGAGTCTGGTCACCACACCTCAACCCGACCGAAGGGTGACCACGATGACCGACGAGATGATGGCGCTTCGCGCGATGCTTGAGAAGGGCGCGGATGCCGATGTTCTGCGCGAGATGATCGGCTTTGCTGCCGAGCGGCTGATGGAGTTGGAGGTGCAGGGCCTGACCGGCGCCGGTCATGGCGAACGGTCGGCCGAGCGACTGGTTCAGCGCAACGGCTATCGCGATCGCGACTGGGAAACTCGAGCCGGCACCGTCGAGCTGCGCATTCCCAAACTGCGCAAGGGCTCCTACTTCCCCGGCTTTCTGGAGCCGCGGCGGATGGCTGAGAAGGCGCTGACGGCGGTGATCCAGGAGGCCTACATCCAGGGCATCTCGACGCGCTCGGTGGACGATCTGGTCCAGGCCATGGGAATGTCTGGCATCTCCAAGAGCCAGGTCAGTCGGTTGTGAGCCGAGATCGACGAGCGGGTTAAGACCTTTCTCGGCCGTCCCATCGAGGGCGACTGGCCCTACCTGTGGCTGGATGCCACCTACGTGAAGGTGCGCCAGAACGGACGCATCGTTTCGGTCGCCGTGACCATCGCGGTGGCGGTCAACACCGACGGCCGGCGCGAGGTGCTGGGCATGGACATCGGCCCGTCCGAGGCGGAAACCTTCTGGATCGAGTTCCTACGCAAGCTCAAGCGCCGTGGTCTGAGCGGCGTCAAGCTGGTGATCTCCGACGCCCATGGCGGCATCAAGGCCGCCGTCACCCGGGTCTTCCAGGCGACGTGGCAAAGGTGCCGGGTCCATTTCTCCAGGACAGCGCTCACCCACGCCGGCAAGAGCGGACGCCGTGTCGTGGCGGCCTTCATCGCCACGGCCTTCGCCCAGGACGATGCGGCATCTGCTCGCACGCAGTGGCGGCAAGTGGCCGATCAGGTCCGGGCCAAGCTGCCGAAGCTGGCCACCCTGATGGACGAGGCGGAAGAAGACGTCCTGGCCTACATGACCTTTCCCAGGGAGCATCGGGCCAAGCTCCACTCGACAAACCCGATTGAACGTCTCAACGGCGAGATCAAGCGGCGCACCGAGGTTGTCGGCATATTTCCCAACGAGGAAGCGATTACGAGGCTCATCGGCGCCATCCTCTTGGAGCAAAACGATGAATGGGCCGTTCAGCGGGCACGCTACATGACGCTGGAAACCATCGCCCCGCTCGGCGATGATCCCATCGTCAGCCTGCCCGCTGTGGCCGCCTGACCATCCGGCCAGACCGGCCGGAGAACCTGATGAGCGACCCAGATCCTACACCACTCCTCGGGGCATGATCCGATCCAAAATAGACGAATCGATTGAGCTTCCTGTGCGGCCTGGGATTCTCAACGTGAAGCAGATGGACTCGGTCTGACCATTCAGGCGTGCCACTACCCGCCGGGCACCTCGAAATGGAACAAGATCAAGCACCGCCTCTTTTGCCACATCTCCCAGAACTGGCGTGCCCGCCCGCTAACCAGCCGGCTCGCCGTCGTCAAACTGAGCGCTGCCACGACCACCAAGACCGGCCTGACCGTCGCCTGTAAACTCGACACCACCACCTACGATAAGGGAATCAAGTTCCCCGATGACAGACGGCCTTCGGCGGACAGTTACACTGGGGCTGCGGCCTGTTCGAAAAGGCGGTCCTGGGTTCCGCCCGCCTGGGACTGGAGCCCGACGGCTGGCGCGTGCGCGGCGGCACCCCGCTGTCCTGGCGGGTCGCTGACCGCTTGAGGCGGCTCTGGAAAACGGACCGGACATGGCGAAGGCCGCGAACCCGTTCCGGTTCGCGGCCTTCAAGATGGTGGGCGGTACTGGGATTGAACCAGTGACCCCTACGATGTCAACGTAGTGCTCTCCCGCTGAGCTAACCGCCCACTATGGCGTCCGGTGGCGGCTGCGGCGCGCTTGGCGTCGTTCCGTCCGGCGTGGGCGGGTGTATACCGGCCTCGGCGTGGGCGTGCAAGCCCTTTCATCGCGCCATATGCTTTTTTTATCCGATGGCCGCGCGCGCACGGGCGCTCCCGTGACACGGCGGCCGGCGTCCATTACATCATTCGACCATGGATGCCTCCTTCGACGCGCAAAGCGACGCCGACGCCGGCCCCGATGCGGCCCCGGATCCCGCCCCCGGCCCGGCCGCAAACGCCCCGGCCTTCGAGATTCTGGCCCCGCGAAGCCAGAGGCTGCCGCTCGTGCTCGCCTCGCCGCACAGCGGAAGCAGCTATTCCGCCGCCTTCCTCGCCTCCTCCCGCCTGAATGCCCGCGCGCTGCGCAAGTCGGAGGACTGCTTCGTCGACGAGATCTTCGCCTTCGCCCCCGGCTTCGGCGTGCCGCTGATCCGCGCCCTGTTCCCGCGCGCCTATCTGGACGTCAACCGCGAAGCCTACGAACTGGATCCGGAGATGTTCGCCGACCCCCTGCCGGCCTACGTCAACACCCGCTCGCCGCGGGTCGCGGCAGGGCTCGGCACCATCGCCCGCGTGGTGGCCAACGGCGAGGACATCTACAAGGGCAAGCTGCGCTTCGCCGAGGCGCTGGACCGGATCGGCCGCTGCTACACCCCCTATCACACCGCGCTCCGCGACCTGGTGGACGCGACGCGCGACGCCTTCGGCCATGCCCTGCTGATCGATTGCCATTCCATGCCGTCGGCCGGCGCCGCGGCCAGTGGCGGGCGCAGCGGGCGTGGCGCCAGCCATCCCGACATCGTGCTGGGTGACTGCTACGGCAACGCCTGTGCCGCCGCGGTGATCGACGCGGCGGAGAATTTCCTGCGCGGGCTGGGCTATGCCGTCAGCCGCAACAATCCCTATGCCGGCGGCTACACCACCCGCCATTACGGCCGGCCGCGCCAGGGCATCCACGCGCTGCAGATCGAGATCGCCCGCGACCTCTACATGGACGAGACGGCGCTGAGCCGCCTGCCTTATCTGGACGTGCTGGCCCGCCATATGACCGAACTGGTCGACACGCTGGGGCTGTTGCCGCCGGACGGGCTGGGACCGCGCTGATGTCCCGGTAATACCGGTGGGCGCGGCGGCATAATTCCAGCGGATCCGCCTGAACCGCCCTCTCCGCGCCACAGTTCGCGCTTATCGGTCTTGCGGCCACGCTTCGGCTTGCAGGCGCCTTGCGCCCCTGCCGTGAGCACAAAAAAAAGGGCCGCGGGAGAACCCGCGGCCTCAGTCTAGGGAGGAAACGCCCAAGAAGTGCGTTACGCCAACACCCGCGCCGAGGCGCGACCATTGCCGCACTGCACAATATGAACGCGACCCCGCCCGGCTTCAAGCCGAAAATGAATTTCTTTTTCATTTCATAACCTTACCAGAAGTGGAGGTAGTGCGAACCGGATAGAGCCCCAGCAGTCTCGCTGCACCGCACAATGACCGAAGGCGGGGTGGCCTGACCGAATGGGCAGGAATGGCCGGCACTTTGGACCGAGTTTCCGGTCCGACGCTCCGGACCGGTGTCCGGTTTTCGGAACCAAGCCCGCCGACGGTCGTTTCAAAGCTGTCCCGAGCCGGGACTCCGCCATGGACCACCGCCATGGCAGCCCGGCCCCTCGGGACCGCGCAAACGCCCCGCCGGCGGCCAATAAGGAGAAGAACATCGTGAGCAGGCTCGTCGTCGTATCCAACCGGGTGGCCCTGATGGAAGAGGGCAAGCAGGCGGCCGGCGGTCTCGCCGTCGCAATCCTGGCGGCCTTGAAGAAGACCGGAGGCATCTGGTTCGGGTGGAGCGGAAACGTCGTCGACGGCGAGTCCCAGGCGGAACCGACCAGGACGGAGATGGGCAAGCTGACCTACGCCACGCTGGATCTCGGCCGCCGCGACCATGAGGAATATTACAACGGCTTCGCCAACCAGACCTTATGGCCGCTGTTCCATTACCGGCTCGGCCTGATCTCGGTGAACCGGCGGACGCGCGAAGGCTATGAACGGGTCAACGCCTATTTCGCCGACAAGCTGGAACCGCTGCTGCGCCCCGACGACATGGTCTGGGTCCACGACTATCACCTGATCCCCTTCGGCGACGAGCTGCGCCGCCGCGGCTGTTCGCAGCGCATCGGCTTCTTCCTGCACACGCCCTTTCCCCCGCCGGAACTGCTGACCGCCCTGCCCAACCACCGCGACCTGATCCGCGAGCTGTGCGCCTACGATCTGGTCGGCTTCCACACCGCCACCGACATGCGCGGCTTCTGC from Azospirillum thiophilum includes:
- a CDS encoding N-formylglutamate amidohydrolase; translation: MDASFDAQSDADAGPDAAPDPAPGPAANAPAFEILAPRSQRLPLVLASPHSGSSYSAAFLASSRLNARALRKSEDCFVDEIFAFAPGFGVPLIRALFPRAYLDVNREAYELDPEMFADPLPAYVNTRSPRVAAGLGTIARVVANGEDIYKGKLRFAEALDRIGRCYTPYHTALRDLVDATRDAFGHALLIDCHSMPSAGAAASGGRSGRGASHPDIVLGDCYGNACAAAVIDAAENFLRGLGYAVSRNNPYAGGYTTRHYGRPRQGIHALQIEIARDLYMDETALSRLPYLDVLARHMTELVDTLGLLPPDGLGPR
- a CDS encoding NAD-binding protein, translated to MPIRLRKLPIFLILIVLAINFSFLYFGLPDCPLPEKAEEKACVDSGLSGLLAIAYRALMLFTLEGNNLDPQFTDAPDWVWWAFQMLRIATPFALAAAVLHTLSNVWDATTLRFSRWTKRKTAVVIGLGQIGRMFAREYRNRNLFVVGVDSNPSDELVAFCQRHSIRLIVGDGADPDVLNPILDGRVERVAVVTDDDVRNMEVAGRIRRLRMDQEAPNSLNLYVHIFDPRLALRLHDHHLPSTTGNATVSMLPFSFYTVTARELLRTVPLHQFADLRGQRRIHAAIFGFGSMGESLFVQIAQLGHYKDFEPPRISIFDRNPDDCRRIIAARYPQIDQACRWTVDPIEFGRTALDDSDTLRDIENSDGITATFLCLGVEADNIAAALELRALMTRYRRFLAPIYVRIRNAEGLEDFMPSTGANQCRRFQDELRPFGLVRDILGASGIEGDSEWLAQILHFGYTARMALTAEERSRDQDGDGIPDFYRTCVRQLSSRREALLPEWMRIPEPFRDSSRAGADHLRVKLAGLGYDLSNRPTSAFRLAELPSKPALRWLDRLEHTRWMADRAAIGYRPSDTIKDDDRRLHRLLVPFEALRHEDAKDRDMNLLLLDGVLGQDDGGTDVHRLRRNHTVGVIGHAAVGCHGLPAGFWESAQATALLARLRACTDNHRLVLLAAIEEPAEAEFVWRLLDNVLPVEEKRPEATQRRLEERSIVLRCPRFLPVPRIKDGDDPLLRSQGNRPQWWRTPEWVIDMIPAGRFGDDFYENYYAQSANDLPRPRRDAVAAQRARALAYWIERCDSLIYLAPSPSPSISTEVNPTDSAAAFLELAERLFENTVADESQRTRDWQALYGYWNHPEHIPACFSSVPLGRFARHREVSGLIRVEQPSLGGLEWVSISGSEL